DNA sequence from the Myxosarcina sp. GI1 genome:
GGAGCGACTGTTAAAACTTTACCGAAAAGTATTCCATCAAGGAGAAGTTGCTGCTATTAACAGCCCAGAAGAAAAAGAATTAATATTATCTGGTTTAGTGGTCGAGAAAAAAGGAATTTTGAGTGTACAGAACTGTATTTATAGAGCGATCTTTGTTTAATGCGATTGTAGAAAAAAGTATTTGTCAGCATTAACATACATAAAAAGTCTTATTTTGTAGTAAGCATCTTCAAAATTGCGATCGCCCTATTCCAAACAACGAGCGACTATGGTTGTGTATTAAACTTAGAGCGTCGTTTTCTAGGTTTAGAAGAAGATACAGAGGAGTCGATCGCATCAGACTCAGTTCTTGGTAAAAGCCGAACGGAAAAGAGGAGAGGATATCGGCAATTTGTACCAAGATGCGGAACCATGCCTAAAACTGCATCTTTAAGTTTTTCAAGATCTAAAGTTAGAAAATAGTTGTTTTGAGAGTCATGATAAATAGTAATCGTCGGAAGTGCTTCGAGGTCAACATCAGGATTGGCAAGAGTTTTAACCTCAATAGAAAGAAACTGTAGTTGAGACATATCAATAGTTGAAGGTATGTGTGTAGCGAAAAGAATATAAAGAGTAGAGTTTGGCTATTAGCCAGCAAAGAGAAGCCAATAGCCAACAACTTAGTGTCAGAACAGTTGTTCAGTTACAACAGTATGGGATAAATCGGCATGACAAAGCTCTCTTTCTGCTACCCACATATCCTCATAGGCAGGAGAAAGCAGGTAATACCACTCCGACTGAGTTAGGTAATTATCAACAGAGGAATAACACTGAGGATTATGCTTTTTCTCAATAACCTCAAATACTGCCCATTCGCTGTGGTCTTTGTCGGAGTCAACGATTTTAACCCTATCTCCATAATCGTATTCAGAATATGGAAGGGCAAGGATTGACTTAGATTCAGAGTTAAGATCGCAGTCATTAGTGCGTTGATGATGTTTTCTGGTAGCATTGTCCAGTAGGTGACACCATCCGCGACCTCTTTCGTCGTTGTAATCTTCAAAATAAGTGCATTTAGCACAGGTGTTTGATTGGCGGATTAAAACTGATTCTTCATACCAACTTCCGTTATCGACCTTATACTTCCAGTAAGGTTGTTCGAGTAGTAAGCCTGATGGGGTTTTATGTTCGATAAGTTCTAGAGCGCAGATATTGAGAACCGTAGAAGGATTAAATTTGTTGATTACCTCATCGCCAAAAACGAATTTTGGATGAGGGTAGTTGTATTCTGTTTCTGAAGGATGAATATCTGGGATAAATTCAATAGTGACAAGCGGGCGATCGGCTTTGCCGCTTCGCTGTGCGAAATCGCTGTTATCATTATGCTTCGTAAAGTTGCTAGAACGAAGTTGTTGTTGAGAGTTGAGAGTGTTTGCTGTTTGTACAGACTGAAAATCTTGGCAATATGTCATGATGTAGTTAACCTCAAAAAAGTGGTTGAACAGGAGAGCAGGGCTTTGGACGGCAGTTGCTCTCCTTTTAAGTTGAAAATGAGGAAATTTGTAGCAAATACTTACTTCGCCAGCTTCTAAAAGAGTTGTATTAGGTTGGCTCGATGGAGTTTAGTTATCAATAAACAACACTTATTGAGATTCACTAGCTCGGTATTGCTGTCTAAAGGTATTATTCACTAATAGTGTACAAATGTCAACTATTAATTTATAGTGTATAATGCACTATCAGTTAACGGTTTATTCTAGATAAGGAGAAAAACGTTGATGTTAGCGACAAAGATGCGAATTAGGTGGATTAAAGAGATTGAAGTAGATGGCTTGGGAGAAGCAATCAAAAAGGCTCGAATGAATTCGGGTAAGACAGTAGATCAAATATGTGAAGAAGTCGGTGTATCTCGTACTTATTGGTACGACATCGAGAAAGAAACCTTAAAAGGTACTTTGTCCCGTGAGAATCTAGAAAATATCGAGCAAGTTCTAAAAATAAATCTAGGAGTAAATTTCGATGATTAATTTTTCTGAGCTATGGATATCTGATTCAAATTAAACGCAGCTTTGAAGAATCAAAAAATTCGCTAAATACCTGAAAAGCGATCGCTACTCCGACCAAAGAAAAGCGATCGCTTCATATAAACAAGTCCTATTGGAGTAGGAGCATGGTTATTTACATTTTAGGCGAACAGCCGCAGCTTGACATCATAGCTTGGTGGCAACAGCTAATAAATATCAATAATGGGGAGGGAAGAAGA
Encoded proteins:
- a CDS encoding helix-turn-helix transcriptional regulator; the encoded protein is MRIRWIKEIEVDGLGEAIKKARMNSGKTVDQICEEVGVSRTYWYDIEKETLKGTLSRENLENIEQVLKINLGVNFDD